The Babylonia areolata isolate BAREFJ2019XMU chromosome 22, ASM4173473v1, whole genome shotgun sequence genome contains a region encoding:
- the LOC143297327 gene encoding uncharacterized protein LOC143297327 has translation MAASKFTEKINEKINGKKIFIVSKISCPFCKIAKDVFHKYLKDGIIEEDDFEVMEINNDPDCVDIQTYMHKISGERTVPRVFINGKCIGGGEDVAHLDRNGELARLLKA, from the exons ATGGCTGCCTCAAAGTTTACTGAAAAGATCAATGAGAAAATCAATGGAAAGAAAATCTTTATTGTTTCCAAGATATCGTGCCCATTCTGCAAAATAGCGAAAGATGTTTTCCATAAGTACTTGAAGGACGGCATTATCGAAGAGGATGACTTTGAAGTCATGGAAATTAATAATGACCCCGACTGCGTCGACATTCAAACCTACATGCACAAGATTAGTGGTGAAAGAACG GTGCCACGGGTCTTTATAAATGGAAAGTGcattggaggaggagaagatgtggCGCATCTGGACAGAAACGGAGAACTTGCCCGTCTCCTGAAAGCTTAG